A stretch of DNA from Pseudomonas sp. HN11:
CCCTGCTGTTCGCCCAGGCGGCGCTGGCCGGCGGGCATGAGATTGTGCGGCTGTTTTTCTATCAGGACGGCGTGCACAGCGCGTCCAACAACATCGTTGCGCCCCAGGATGAGCAAGACATTGCCCGCCAATGGCGTGAGTTTGTCAGCCAGCACCAGCTTGATGGCGTGGTGTGCATCGCCGCCGCGTTACGCCGTGGCGTACTCAACCAGGAGGAAGCCACACGGTATCAGCGTACAGCGGTGAATCTGGAGGCGCCCTGGGCGCTGTCTGGCCTGGGGCAATTACATGATGCGATCCAGGATGCCGACCGCCTGATCTGTTTTGGAGGGCCGTGAGATGTCTGAATCCTTATTGGTGATCAGCCGCCAGGCTCCATGGTCAGGGCCGAGCGCACGGGAAGCGCTGGACATCGTGCTGGCCGGTGGCGCGTTCGATCTGCCCATCGGCTTGCTGTTCATGGATGACGGCGTGTTCCAGCTCGCTGCGCACCAGAACGCCAAGGCCGTGCAACAAAAGGACCTCAGTGCCAACCTGCAGGCACTGGGGCTGTTCGGCATCGACGATGTATTTGTCTGCCGTCACAGCATGGCCGTGCGTGGCTTGACGCCGCCCACCGAGGCGCAACCGTTGAGCAACGAAGCTATTTCCCAATTGATTGACCGTTACGACCAGGTGATTACCCTCTGATGTCGACTTTACACGTGGTGTCTCACTCCCCGTTTTCCGACAGTCGCCTCGACAGCTGCCTGCGTATCTGCGGCGCCGAGGACGCGATCCTGCTGTGCGGCGACGGCGCCTATGGGCTGCACGCCCCGGCCCTGCACACCAAGGGCGTGA
This window harbors:
- the tusD gene encoding sulfurtransferase complex subunit TusD, with the translated sequence MKFAIALFSAAHAPSSRRALLFAQAALAGGHEIVRLFFYQDGVHSASNNIVAPQDEQDIARQWREFVSQHQLDGVVCIAAALRRGVLNQEEATRYQRTAVNLEAPWALSGLGQLHDAIQDADRLICFGGP
- the tusC gene encoding sulfurtransferase complex subunit TusC, whose amino-acid sequence is MSESLLVISRQAPWSGPSAREALDIVLAGGAFDLPIGLLFMDDGVFQLAAHQNAKAVQQKDLSANLQALGLFGIDDVFVCRHSMAVRGLTPPTEAQPLSNEAISQLIDRYDQVITL
- the tusB gene encoding sulfurtransferase complex subunit TusB, translated to MSTLHVVSHSPFSDSRLDSCLRICGAEDAILLCGDGAYGLHAPALHTKGVKVFVLAEDMQARNLPLPDWADSVDYPGFVQLSIDYDKVNTWL